From Bradyrhizobium diazoefficiens, the proteins below share one genomic window:
- a CDS encoding bifunctional aminoglycoside phosphotransferase/ATP-binding protein → MTDNSATQERIFAALTAHAGVKRIDTHAASVFLDGTRALKIKRAVKFPFLDYSTLEKRKAACEEEVRINRPHAPQIYHRVVAITEEPDGSVKVDGRGHPIEYAVDMSRFDEGRTLDHLAKALQFDVDLASAIADAIVASHAAATPADGRAWVSSIPALIDGNSNGLRNGNHLQGAEIEQLTQASHEAFLRARPLLEERGRRGFVRRCHGDLHLANIVLIERQPVLFDAIEFDAKMATVDVLYDLAFTLMDLLRHDQSLAANIVLNRYLAATWAENLDALGVLPLFMSVRAAIRAQVALARLKPPHSDDAGILDEARCYFDLTRALIHPPSPRLIGVGGLSGTGKTVLARALAPTVAPQPGAVVLRSDVIRKQMFGLVDTERLPPSAYTPELAERVYETLAQCARRVLAQGHSAIVDGVFARDFERDAFATLARDCNVPLTGLFLVADLETRQARIGSRRGDASDATQEVAALQEHYNIGHIGWATIDASGTQAQTLQSCLDAIAESSKAI, encoded by the coding sequence ATGACAGACAATTCTGCGACCCAGGAACGGATCTTCGCGGCATTGACGGCGCATGCCGGCGTGAAGCGGATCGACACGCACGCAGCTTCGGTCTTCCTTGACGGGACGCGCGCGCTGAAGATCAAGCGGGCGGTCAAGTTTCCATTCCTCGACTATTCGACGCTCGAGAAACGCAAGGCCGCCTGCGAGGAGGAGGTGCGGATCAACCGGCCGCACGCACCACAAATCTATCATCGCGTCGTGGCCATCACAGAAGAGCCAGACGGATCAGTGAAGGTCGACGGCCGCGGCCATCCGATCGAATACGCAGTCGACATGTCGCGTTTCGACGAAGGCCGGACGCTGGATCATCTGGCGAAGGCGCTACAGTTCGACGTTGACCTTGCGTCAGCCATCGCCGACGCGATCGTGGCGTCGCACGCGGCAGCGACGCCTGCCGATGGCAGGGCATGGGTTTCCTCGATCCCTGCCCTGATCGACGGCAACAGCAATGGGCTGCGGAACGGCAATCATCTTCAGGGCGCGGAGATCGAACAGCTGACGCAAGCTTCCCACGAGGCATTCCTGCGCGCCCGCCCCCTGCTGGAGGAGCGCGGTCGCCGGGGATTCGTGCGCCGTTGCCACGGCGACCTGCATTTGGCGAATATCGTGCTGATCGAGCGGCAGCCCGTCCTGTTCGACGCCATCGAATTCGACGCGAAGATGGCGACTGTCGACGTGCTCTACGACCTCGCATTCACACTGATGGATCTGTTGCGCCACGATCAGTCGCTTGCCGCAAACATCGTCCTGAATCGCTATCTTGCTGCGACGTGGGCCGAAAATCTCGACGCGCTCGGCGTGCTGCCGCTGTTCATGTCCGTACGGGCGGCGATCCGCGCCCAGGTGGCGCTGGCACGGCTGAAGCCGCCCCATTCCGACGATGCCGGCATCCTCGACGAAGCACGCTGCTATTTTGACCTTACCCGGGCGCTGATCCACCCTCCCTCCCCGCGTCTGATCGGGGTGGGCGGACTGTCGGGTACCGGCAAGACGGTTTTGGCGCGCGCGCTCGCGCCGACTGTGGCGCCGCAGCCGGGCGCCGTGGTCTTGCGCAGCGACGTCATTCGCAAGCAGATGTTCGGGCTCGTCGACACGGAGCGGTTGCCGCCATCCGCATACACGCCCGAGCTTGCGGAACGGGTCTACGAGACGTTGGCCCAATGCGCCCGCCGTGTGCTCGCCCAGGGCCATTCGGCGATCGTCGATGGCGTATTCGCGCGCGATTTCGAGCGAGATGCCTTCGCCACGCTAGCCCGGGATTGCAACGTGCCTCTCACCGGCCTCTTCCTGGTCGCGGATCTGGAGACCCGGCAGGCCCGAATCGGTAGCCGCCGAGGCGACGCATCCGACGCCACGCAAGAGGTTGCTGCGTTGCAAGAGCACTATAATATCGGGCATATCGGTTGGGCGACCATCGACGCATCCGGGACACAAGCGCAGACGCTCCAGAGCTGCCTGGACGCGATCGCCGAGAGCAGTAAGGCAATCTGA